In Xylocopa sonorina isolate GNS202 chromosome 3, iyXylSono1_principal, whole genome shotgun sequence, one genomic interval encodes:
- the Cpsf6 gene encoding cleavage and polyadenylation specificity factor subunit 6 isoform X6, with protein sequence MADGDIDLYADDLEQDFAQDEFAGDGVDLYDDVIAAPAGGNGGVSTGNSGDGGGDTTSPNEETNGSAPYHQLGNNIQPNQIGRRHQLYVGNLTWWTSDQDITDAVQSIGVSDFVEVKFFENRANGQSKGFCVISLGSEQSMRICMERLPKKELHGQNPVVTFPTKQALNQFESQCKTRPAPAPQQSQSQRPHNPHQHQPPMPPHQQHPQHPQHPQHSQQNHGPRMMMGPPQGVRPQRMPPPGMGPPGPGGPGQQGPPRMHGPPMGPGPGPHHPLPGHPNQGPPPPGYQQGPWNGPRPNGPPGPPRGPSGPGGPPQQGPPGPGPGQHRPPGMSCTRDLSEASYHIPQQFHGGPPGPPGQGPPRGPPGHPGGPPGDPRGAQPRPEWNRPPGMHHGPQGPPGFPQHQHMQGPQPGQGPPQRGPPPGSMGGMLPGPGGPPPGHGGPPQGPPQGPPGGPAPHVNPAFFPQGPPHQHPGQHPQGPPGPPHGPPHGPPHGPPHGPPHGPPHGQPHGPPHVPPHGYGPPAAQPPYGAPGPDHRPEGPPPLTEQEFEEIMGRNRTVSSSAIARAVSDAAAGEYGSAVETLVTAISLIKQSKVAADDRCKILVSSLQDTLRGIETKSYGSPRRERSRSRDRERSHRRRRERSRSRDREYRERSRDRDRGRDRERDRERERDRDRDRERYYSEPYPRERSRSRERDRERERDREYRERSREERYYDDRYRERERDRERERESSRRPSEREREPERERERERERDRRDERGDSSHRSRH encoded by the exons ATGGCGGACGGTGACATTGATTTGTACGCCGACGATCTCGAGCAAGATTTCGCGCAG GATGAGTTTGCTGGCGACGGTGTTGATTTATATGATGATGTGATAGCAGCCCCTGCTGGCGGTAACGGTGGTGTTTCTACAGGAAACAGTGGTGACGGTGGTGGTGATACTACCTCGCCAAACGAAGAAACAAATGGTAGTGCTCCCTATCATCAACTTGGGAATAATATTCAGCCGAATCAAATTGGAAGACGTCATCAACTTTATGTTGGCAACTTGACTTGG tggACAAGCGATCAAGATATAACAGATGCAGTACAAAGTATTGGTGTATCAGATTTTGTTGAAGTAAAGTTTTTTGAAAATCGAGCTAATGGACAATCTAAGGGTTTCTGCGTGATATCTTTGGGTTCTGAACAAAGCATGAGGATATGTATGGAAAGATTACCTAAGAAAGAATTGCACGGACAAAATCCAGTAGTAACATTTCCAACTAAACAAGCTTTGAATCAA TTTGAGTCTCAGTGTAAGACACGTCCAGCTCCAGCTCCTCAGCAAAGTCAGAGCCAACGCCCCCATAACCCACATCAACATCAGCCACCAATGCCGCCTCATCAACAGCATCCACAACATCCCCAACATCCTCAGCATTCGCAACAAAATCACGGTCCTAGGATGATGATGGGACCACCACAAGGTGTTAGACCACAGAGAATGCCACCACCAGGCATGGGTCCACCAGGTCCAGGTGGTCCCGGTCAACAAGGCCCACCGCGTATGCATGGTCCACCGATGGGTCCCGGTCCAGGACCGCATCATCCTTTGCCCGGACATCCTAATCAAGGTCCACCACCTCCTGGTTATCAACAAGGCCCGTGGAATGGGCCAAGACCTAATGGTCCACCTGGACCACCAAGAGGTCCAAGTGGGCCTGGTGGTCCACCTCAACAAGGACCCCCTGGACCAGGTCCTGGTCAACATCGACCACCTGGGATG AGTTGCACTAGAGACCTTTCAGAAGCCAGTTACCATATACCACAG CAATTTCACGGTGGTCCACCCGGCCCACCCGGTCAAGGACCTCCGCGTGGTCCACCCGGACATCCCGGTGGACCTCCAGGTGATCCAAGAGGTGCTCAGCCACGTCCAGAATGGAATAGACCACCAG GAATGCATCACGGGCCTCAGGGACCACCAGGTTTCCCTCAACATCAACATATGCAAGGCCCGCAACCTGGTCAAGGCCCACCACAGAGAGGACCTCCTCCAGGTTCTATGGGTG GAATGTTACCAGGTCCAGGAGGACCGCCACCTGGACATGGAGGACCACCACAGGGACCACCACAGGGTCCTCCTGGAGGACCAGCGCCTCATGTGAATCCAGCATTTTTCCCACAAGGACCACCTCACCAACATCCAGGACAACATCCACAGGGTCCACCCGGACCACCTCATGGACCGCCTCATGGTCCACCCCATGGTCCACCTCATGGTCCACCTCACGGACCTCCACATGGTCAACCACATGGACCACCTCATGTACCACCTCACGGTTACGGACCACCTGCAGCCCAG CCACCTTATGGTGCACCAGGACCGGATCACCGTCCGGAGGGTCCTCCACCCCTCACAGAGCAAGAATTCGAGGAAATTATGGGTAGAAATAGGACTGTTTCTTCTTCTGCAATCGCTCGAGCAGTATCAGACGCTGCGGCAGGGGAATACGGAAGTGCTGTAGAAACATTGGTCACGGCTATTTCTTTGATTAAACAATCTAAGGTTGCCGCAGATGACAGATGTAAAATTTTAGTCAGTTCTCTTCAAGACACTTTGCGCGGTATCGAGACCAAGAGCTATGGTTCCCCACGTAGAG AACGATCGCGTTCACGCGACAGAGAACGCAGCCACAGAAGAAGACGCGAACGATCCAGGAGCCGTGATAGGGAATATAGAGAAAGAAGCAGAGACAGGGACAGAGGACGTGATAGAGAACGCGATCGTGAAAGGGAGAGGGATCGTGATCGTGACAGGGAACGTTATTACAGTGAACCATATCCACGGGAGAGATCACGTAGCAGAGAGAGGGATCGTGAACGTGAAAGAGATCGGGAATATAGAGAGCGAAGCAGAGAAGAAAG
- the Cpsf6 gene encoding cleavage and polyadenylation specificity factor subunit 6 isoform X9 yields MADGDIDLYADDLEQDFAQDEFAGDGVDLYDDVIAAPAGGNGGVSTGNSGDGGGDTTSPNEETNGSAPYHQLGNNIQPNQIGRRHQLYVGNLTWWTSDQDITDAVQSIGVSDFVEVKFFENRANGQSKGFCVISLGSEQSMRICMERLPKKELHGQNPVVTFPTKQALNQFESQCKTRPAPAPQQSQSQRPHNPHQHQPPMPPHQQHPQHPQHPQHSQQNHGPRMMMGPPQGVRPQRMPPPGMGPPGPGGPGQQGPPRMHGPPMGPGPGPHHPLPGHPNQGPPPPGYQQGPWNGPRPNGPPGPPRGPSGPGGPPQQGPPGPGPGQHRPPGMSCTRDLSEASYHIPQQFHGGPPGPPGQGPPRGPPGHPGGPPGDPRGAQPRPEWNRPPGMHHGPQGPPGFPQHQHMQGPQPGQGPPQRGPPPGSMGGMLPGPGGPPPGHGGPPQGPPQGPPGGPAPHVNPAFFPQGPPHQHPGQHPQGPPGPPHGPPHGPPHGPPHGPPHGPPHGQPHGPPHVPPHGYGPPAAQPPYGAPGPDHRPEGPPPLTEQEFEEIMGRNRTVSSSAIARAVSDAAAGEYGSAVETLVTAISLIKQSKVAADDRCKILVSSLQDTLRGIETKSYGSPRRERSRSRDRERSHRRRRERSRSRDREYRERSRDRDRGRDRERDRERERDRDRDRERYYSEPYPRERSRSRERDRERERDREYRERSREERESEKGRGPLRAERLVPFNKYQEKDEEVSQSTVQDS; encoded by the exons ATGGCGGACGGTGACATTGATTTGTACGCCGACGATCTCGAGCAAGATTTCGCGCAG GATGAGTTTGCTGGCGACGGTGTTGATTTATATGATGATGTGATAGCAGCCCCTGCTGGCGGTAACGGTGGTGTTTCTACAGGAAACAGTGGTGACGGTGGTGGTGATACTACCTCGCCAAACGAAGAAACAAATGGTAGTGCTCCCTATCATCAACTTGGGAATAATATTCAGCCGAATCAAATTGGAAGACGTCATCAACTTTATGTTGGCAACTTGACTTGG tggACAAGCGATCAAGATATAACAGATGCAGTACAAAGTATTGGTGTATCAGATTTTGTTGAAGTAAAGTTTTTTGAAAATCGAGCTAATGGACAATCTAAGGGTTTCTGCGTGATATCTTTGGGTTCTGAACAAAGCATGAGGATATGTATGGAAAGATTACCTAAGAAAGAATTGCACGGACAAAATCCAGTAGTAACATTTCCAACTAAACAAGCTTTGAATCAA TTTGAGTCTCAGTGTAAGACACGTCCAGCTCCAGCTCCTCAGCAAAGTCAGAGCCAACGCCCCCATAACCCACATCAACATCAGCCACCAATGCCGCCTCATCAACAGCATCCACAACATCCCCAACATCCTCAGCATTCGCAACAAAATCACGGTCCTAGGATGATGATGGGACCACCACAAGGTGTTAGACCACAGAGAATGCCACCACCAGGCATGGGTCCACCAGGTCCAGGTGGTCCCGGTCAACAAGGCCCACCGCGTATGCATGGTCCACCGATGGGTCCCGGTCCAGGACCGCATCATCCTTTGCCCGGACATCCTAATCAAGGTCCACCACCTCCTGGTTATCAACAAGGCCCGTGGAATGGGCCAAGACCTAATGGTCCACCTGGACCACCAAGAGGTCCAAGTGGGCCTGGTGGTCCACCTCAACAAGGACCCCCTGGACCAGGTCCTGGTCAACATCGACCACCTGGGATG AGTTGCACTAGAGACCTTTCAGAAGCCAGTTACCATATACCACAG CAATTTCACGGTGGTCCACCCGGCCCACCCGGTCAAGGACCTCCGCGTGGTCCACCCGGACATCCCGGTGGACCTCCAGGTGATCCAAGAGGTGCTCAGCCACGTCCAGAATGGAATAGACCACCAG GAATGCATCACGGGCCTCAGGGACCACCAGGTTTCCCTCAACATCAACATATGCAAGGCCCGCAACCTGGTCAAGGCCCACCACAGAGAGGACCTCCTCCAGGTTCTATGGGTG GAATGTTACCAGGTCCAGGAGGACCGCCACCTGGACATGGAGGACCACCACAGGGACCACCACAGGGTCCTCCTGGAGGACCAGCGCCTCATGTGAATCCAGCATTTTTCCCACAAGGACCACCTCACCAACATCCAGGACAACATCCACAGGGTCCACCCGGACCACCTCATGGACCGCCTCATGGTCCACCCCATGGTCCACCTCATGGTCCACCTCACGGACCTCCACATGGTCAACCACATGGACCACCTCATGTACCACCTCACGGTTACGGACCACCTGCAGCCCAG CCACCTTATGGTGCACCAGGACCGGATCACCGTCCGGAGGGTCCTCCACCCCTCACAGAGCAAGAATTCGAGGAAATTATGGGTAGAAATAGGACTGTTTCTTCTTCTGCAATCGCTCGAGCAGTATCAGACGCTGCGGCAGGGGAATACGGAAGTGCTGTAGAAACATTGGTCACGGCTATTTCTTTGATTAAACAATCTAAGGTTGCCGCAGATGACAGATGTAAAATTTTAGTCAGTTCTCTTCAAGACACTTTGCGCGGTATCGAGACCAAGAGCTATGGTTCCCCACGTAGAG AACGATCGCGTTCACGCGACAGAGAACGCAGCCACAGAAGAAGACGCGAACGATCCAGGAGCCGTGATAGGGAATATAGAGAAAGAAGCAGAGACAGGGACAGAGGACGTGATAGAGAACGCGATCGTGAAAGGGAGAGGGATCGTGATCGTGACAGGGAACGTTATTACAGTGAACCATATCCACGGGAGAGATCACGTAGCAGAGAGAGGGATCGTGAACGTGAAAGAGATCGGGAATATAGAGAGCGAAGCAGAGAAGAAAG
- the Cpsf6 gene encoding cleavage and polyadenylation specificity factor subunit 6 isoform X7 yields MADGDIDLYADDLEQDFAQDEFAGDGVDLYDDVIAAPAGGNGGVSTGNSGDGGGDTTSPNEETNGSAPYHQLGNNIQPNQIGRRHQLYVGNLTWWTSDQDITDAVQSIGVSDFVEVKFFENRANGQSKGFCVISLGSEQSMRICMERLPKKELHGQNPVVTFPTKQALNQFESQCKTRPAPAPQQSQSQRPHNPHQHQPPMPPHQQHPQHPQHPQHSQQNHGPRMMMGPPQGVRPQRMPPPGMGPPGPGGPGQQGPPRMHGPPMGPGPGPHHPLPGHPNQGPPPPGYQQGPWNGPRPNGPPGPPRGPSGPGGPPQQGPPGPGPGQHRPPGMSCTRDLSEASYHIPQQFHGGPPGPPGQGPPRGPPGHPGGPPGDPRGAQPRPEWNRPPGMHHGPQGPPGFPQHQHMQGPQPGQGPPQRGPPPGSMGGMLPGPGGPPPGHGGPPQGPPQGPPGGPAPHVNPAFFPQGPPHQHPGQHPQGPPGPPHGPPHGPPHGPPHGPPHGPPHGQPHGPPHVPPHGYGPPAAQPPYGAPGPDHRPEGPPPLTEQEFEEIMGRNRTVSSSAIARAVSDAAAGEYGSAVETLVTAISLIKQSKVAADDRCKILVSSLQDTLRGIETKSYGSPRRERSRSRDRERSHRRRRERSRSRDREYRERSRDRDRGRDRERDRERERDRDRDRERYYSEPYPRERSRSRERDRERERDREYRERSREESTTRQSARPRVKEEPPETPPVSSSKASRSIDKQNADCKIEIAMRTERVTSKKL; encoded by the exons ATGGCGGACGGTGACATTGATTTGTACGCCGACGATCTCGAGCAAGATTTCGCGCAG GATGAGTTTGCTGGCGACGGTGTTGATTTATATGATGATGTGATAGCAGCCCCTGCTGGCGGTAACGGTGGTGTTTCTACAGGAAACAGTGGTGACGGTGGTGGTGATACTACCTCGCCAAACGAAGAAACAAATGGTAGTGCTCCCTATCATCAACTTGGGAATAATATTCAGCCGAATCAAATTGGAAGACGTCATCAACTTTATGTTGGCAACTTGACTTGG tggACAAGCGATCAAGATATAACAGATGCAGTACAAAGTATTGGTGTATCAGATTTTGTTGAAGTAAAGTTTTTTGAAAATCGAGCTAATGGACAATCTAAGGGTTTCTGCGTGATATCTTTGGGTTCTGAACAAAGCATGAGGATATGTATGGAAAGATTACCTAAGAAAGAATTGCACGGACAAAATCCAGTAGTAACATTTCCAACTAAACAAGCTTTGAATCAA TTTGAGTCTCAGTGTAAGACACGTCCAGCTCCAGCTCCTCAGCAAAGTCAGAGCCAACGCCCCCATAACCCACATCAACATCAGCCACCAATGCCGCCTCATCAACAGCATCCACAACATCCCCAACATCCTCAGCATTCGCAACAAAATCACGGTCCTAGGATGATGATGGGACCACCACAAGGTGTTAGACCACAGAGAATGCCACCACCAGGCATGGGTCCACCAGGTCCAGGTGGTCCCGGTCAACAAGGCCCACCGCGTATGCATGGTCCACCGATGGGTCCCGGTCCAGGACCGCATCATCCTTTGCCCGGACATCCTAATCAAGGTCCACCACCTCCTGGTTATCAACAAGGCCCGTGGAATGGGCCAAGACCTAATGGTCCACCTGGACCACCAAGAGGTCCAAGTGGGCCTGGTGGTCCACCTCAACAAGGACCCCCTGGACCAGGTCCTGGTCAACATCGACCACCTGGGATG AGTTGCACTAGAGACCTTTCAGAAGCCAGTTACCATATACCACAG CAATTTCACGGTGGTCCACCCGGCCCACCCGGTCAAGGACCTCCGCGTGGTCCACCCGGACATCCCGGTGGACCTCCAGGTGATCCAAGAGGTGCTCAGCCACGTCCAGAATGGAATAGACCACCAG GAATGCATCACGGGCCTCAGGGACCACCAGGTTTCCCTCAACATCAACATATGCAAGGCCCGCAACCTGGTCAAGGCCCACCACAGAGAGGACCTCCTCCAGGTTCTATGGGTG GAATGTTACCAGGTCCAGGAGGACCGCCACCTGGACATGGAGGACCACCACAGGGACCACCACAGGGTCCTCCTGGAGGACCAGCGCCTCATGTGAATCCAGCATTTTTCCCACAAGGACCACCTCACCAACATCCAGGACAACATCCACAGGGTCCACCCGGACCACCTCATGGACCGCCTCATGGTCCACCCCATGGTCCACCTCATGGTCCACCTCACGGACCTCCACATGGTCAACCACATGGACCACCTCATGTACCACCTCACGGTTACGGACCACCTGCAGCCCAG CCACCTTATGGTGCACCAGGACCGGATCACCGTCCGGAGGGTCCTCCACCCCTCACAGAGCAAGAATTCGAGGAAATTATGGGTAGAAATAGGACTGTTTCTTCTTCTGCAATCGCTCGAGCAGTATCAGACGCTGCGGCAGGGGAATACGGAAGTGCTGTAGAAACATTGGTCACGGCTATTTCTTTGATTAAACAATCTAAGGTTGCCGCAGATGACAGATGTAAAATTTTAGTCAGTTCTCTTCAAGACACTTTGCGCGGTATCGAGACCAAGAGCTATGGTTCCCCACGTAGAG AACGATCGCGTTCACGCGACAGAGAACGCAGCCACAGAAGAAGACGCGAACGATCCAGGAGCCGTGATAGGGAATATAGAGAAAGAAGCAGAGACAGGGACAGAGGACGTGATAGAGAACGCGATCGTGAAAGGGAGAGGGATCGTGATCGTGACAGGGAACGTTATTACAGTGAACCATATCCACGGGAGAGATCACGTAGCAGAGAGAGGGATCGTGAACGTGAAAGAGATCGGGAATATAGAGAGCGAAGCAGAGAAGAAAG